The Amycolatopsis umgeniensis DNA segment ACCTCGCCGCCGGGCACGAGCGGGAGCTTGCTCGGCGCGAGGTAGGAGTTCTCGGCTTGATGCGTATCGGCGTAATTGACGCCGATACGGTCGACCTCGATGAGCAGCTGACCTGGGCCGGGGACGGGATCGGGCAGGTCGACGAGGTTGAGCACCTCGGGTCCGCCGAATTCGGTCACCTGTACTGCGCGCATCCGCATCCTCCTCGTCGAGATGAGACATTCTTACATATGTCTCATCCATGAGACACTGCGTGATATGTTTCACTCATCGAAACCGCACTCGAACGCCAGCTGACCTCGCCGCGCCCGGACGCCCTGCGCGCGTTCACGATCGCGCGCGCCTGGTTCCTCGACGGGCGCCGGGTGGACATGGGTGATCTCGCGGGCGAGCTGGGGATCAGCCGGGCCACGTTGCACCGTTGGGTCGGCGGCCGGGATCAGCTGCTCGGCGAGATCCTGTGGTCGATGACCGTGGAGGTCTTCGAAGCGCGGGCTTCCGGCAAGCTCGGACGCGGCTCGGAGGGGATCGCGGAGCTCGTCGGCACCTTCGTCCGGACCGTGAACGACTCGAAACCGTTCAGGGAGTTCTTGCGCGCCGAACCGGAGCGAGCGCTGCGGATTCTGACCACGAAGGCCAGCGTGGTCCAGAGTCGGGCGATCTCGAAGATGCGCGAGTTCCTGGACGAAGAGGTCGAGGCCGGGCGGCTCACCCCGCCACTGCCGGTCGAGGACCTGGCCTACCTGCTGGTGCGGATCGGCGAGTCCTTCATCTACACGGACGTCATCACCGGCGCCGAGCCCGACGCGGCGAAGGCGTATGCGGCCGCGAGGGCCTTGCTGTCCTGAGTCCTTACTTACGCGACGCGAGGACAGCGTCGTAGAGCTCTTTCTTGGACACTCCCGTGGCCTCGGCGACTTCGGCGGCGGCGGATTTGAGGCGTTCGCCCGCGGCGACCCGCGACGAGACTTCCGCAACCAGGTCTGTCACGTTCACCGAACGCGGAGGGGCACCGGCGAGAACGACGGTGATCTCGCCCTTGACCCCGTCGTTTGCCCAAGCGGCCAAATCGCGCAAATCACCGCGTTTGACCTCTTCATACGTTTTGGTCAGTTCGCGGCAGACGGCGGCGCGACGGTCGGGGCCCAGGACCTCGGCGGCGTCGGCGAGCGTGCTCGCGAGGCGGTGCGGAGACTCGAAGAACACGGCCGTGCGGGGCTCGTCCTTCAGCGAACCGAGCCATTTCGCGCGTTCACCGGGCTTGCGCGGGGCGAACCCTTCGAAACAGAAACGGTCACAGGGCAAGCCGGACAGCGCGAGCGCCGTGGTCACCGCGGACGGCCCGGGGAGGCAGGTCACCGGCACGTCAG contains these protein-coding regions:
- a CDS encoding QsdR family transcriptional regulator, which produces MGDLAGELGISRATLHRWVGGRDQLLGEILWSMTVEVFEARASGKLGRGSEGIAELVGTFVRTVNDSKPFREFLRAEPERALRILTTKASVVQSRAISKMREFLDEEVEAGRLTPPLPVEDLAYLLVRIGESFIYTDVITGAEPDAAKAYAAARALLS
- the rsmI gene encoding 16S rRNA (cytidine(1402)-2'-O)-methyltransferase, yielding MTEGRLVLAATPLGDVRDASPRLSEALATADVIAAEDTRRLRSLTATLDVSPVGRVVSFYEDVETARLPKLLESLQSGETVVLVTDAGMPSVSDPGFRLVAACVEADVPVTCLPGPSAVTTALALSGLPCDRFCFEGFAPRKPGERAKWLGSLKDEPRTAVFFESPHRLASTLADAAEVLGPDRRAAVCRELTKTYEEVKRGDLRDLAAWANDGVKGEITVVLAGAPPRSVNVTDLVAEVSSRVAAGERLKSAAAEVAEATGVSKKELYDAVLASRK